Part of the Funiculus sociatus GB2-C1 genome is shown below.
TCCTCATCAGCACAGACTTCCTCGACAGCCTTTTGCTGGCTTACACGCCAATCGTCGGGATAAAATGCTCGGTACACGTCAAAGTCCATCGCGTTCTGAATCGAATCAAAGACCGGAGTCCATGCCAGAAGCGAAAGACGAATAACGGCATCAAGTTGGCGGGGGTCGTATGGTTCAATTTGCATTTCAGTATAGGCTTCAGAAGGCGGGGTATCAGTAGCATCAAAACAGAAAATCGGGTTAAGCCGTGTTACGTGAATGCTTGTCGTTATATCTATGATATTGGCAGGGCTGGAATCAGAATTTTGCCACGACTTTACCTGTAATACCTTCTTTTTCGTGAAGCGATCGCTCAAAAAAACAAAAGTCAAAGTCGGCTTGACTCTTTAACTTTTGTTTTGTTCATTAGTATAGTTCATTAACTCAGTACCTCTGAGTCATTTTGTCACCCCTTAGTCTAAACTCCAGAATTTAAACAACCCCTATCGGGTTAGGGCTTGATTGCTAAGTTTCGCAATCAGTCCCTATTAGTAAAAGTGCGATCGCAGTTGAGCGATACCATTAGCCGTCAAGTGCGATCGCACTGAGGATGAAAGTTTAGTAGGATAGAGCGGAACCGCCGACTTACTGCAATAGCTGGAAGTGCTGATTTTAATCTCTATAATTATTTAATTTGATGGCAGGTTGATATGATGCAACCCCAGACAGCCCAAGAACAGGAATCCCAGAGGCAGGTGGTAGAGTGGGAACCGCCTATGCCACCTACAGATTTAATTTTTGATGATGGTGAACCCTTGGAAAGCAATCTCCACCGCATTGCTATGAATGTCCTGATTCGGTCAATGCTAATCCCATTGGCTGACCGCAATGATTACTTTGCGGGGGGCAATATGTTCATTTACTACAGCAGCACTCAAGCTCGTAATCGAGACTTCCGGGGGCCGGATTTTTTTGTAGCGTTGAACGTGGATGGTAGAACCGACCGCCAAGGCTGGGTAGTATGGGAAGAAAATGGTCGCTATCCCGATGTAATCGTGGAGCTGATGTCACCCTCCACAGCGGCGGTAGACACGGGAGTTAAGAAAGATATTTACGAGCAGATTTTCCGCACCCCGGATTATTACGTTTTTGACCCGTTCGATCCCAATTCCTTACGGGGGTGGCATTTGGATGTTAATCAACAGTATCAGCCCCTAACACCGAACGAGCAAGGATG
Proteins encoded:
- a CDS encoding Uma2 family endonuclease yields the protein MQPQTAQEQESQRQVVEWEPPMPPTDLIFDDGEPLESNLHRIAMNVLIRSMLIPLADRNDYFAGGNMFIYYSSTQARNRDFRGPDFFVALNVDGRTDRQGWVVWEENGRYPDVIVELMSPSTAAVDTGVKKDIYEQIFRTPDYYVFDPFDPNSLRGWHLDVNQQYQPLTPNEQGWLWCQRLGLWLGTWEGTLERITGVWLRFYDQAGNLIPLPEEVAQQQGIEQGLQQGIEQGLQQGALRQLLRLLTTRFGDVPTEIEPRLQILNLNQLEDLVEVALTVGSLEQFVNQL